The DNA sequence GTGCAGGCCCAGCTGGTGCGCAGCGGCGACGGCTACAACGGCACCGTGGTGCTGGCGCTGCCCGGAGGTGGCTCATGAAGCTGCGCCTGCCCGCCCTGGCCGGCCGGCGCCGCCGGCGCGTGCCGCCGTCGCGCTTCGGCGTGTCCCGCTTCGGCACCTCGCAGTTCAGCCCCTCGCGGCTGGACGCCACCCGCCCCACCGTGATGACGCGGCGCCAGCTGGCCGCGCGCCGCTGGGGCATCGCCGGCGGCATCGTCGGCGCGCTGGCGGCCCTGGTCGCGTTCGCGCCCGCCACCTGGCTGGCCAGCGCCGTGGCACGCGCCACCGACCACCGCGTGTTGCTGGCGCAGGCCGACGGCACGGTGTGGTCCGGCAACGCAGTGCTGGTGCTGACCGGCGGCCCCGGCAGCCGCGATGCGGCGACGCTGCCCGGGCGCCTCTCCTGGACGCTGCGCCTGGCCGGCACGGCCCTGCAGCTGGACCTGCGCCAGGACTGCTGCATCAACGGCACCGCCTCGCTGCAGGTGCGTCCGGGCCTGGGCCGCACCGAGATCACCCTCCTGCCCCGCCCCGACTGGGTCGCGCAATGGCCCAGCGGCCTGCTGGGCGGGCTGGGCACGCCGTGGAACACCTTACAGTTGGGGG is a window from the Caldimonas thermodepolymerans genome containing:
- the gspN gene encoding type II secretion system protein N, which codes for MKLRLPALAGRRRRRVPPSRFGVSRFGTSQFSPSRLDATRPTVMTRRQLAARRWGIAGGIVGALAALVAFAPATWLASAVARATDHRVLLAQADGTVWSGNAVLVLTGGPGSRDAATLPGRLSWTLRLAGTALQLDLRQDCCINGTASLQVRPGLGRTEITLLPRPDWVAQWPSGLLGGLGTPWNTLQLGGAIRLSSPGISFQQVAGRWQVQGRADIDVLNASSPLTTVEQLGSYRLSLFSNPEGLVQTALSTTEGALQLSGEGIWGPTGMRFRGEARASEGNEEALNNLLNIIGRRQGERSIISIG